The genomic region TCTCATCAAACAGGTAAGGAAAAGGAAAATGAAACTCGCGGGCCACTTCCGCCATTTTCTCGAAAGAATCCTCGGGATACGTCACTGCATCATTGGATGAAATAGCGACAGCATTGATGCCGAATTCGCGCAAAGCGCGCACATCGGCCACCAGCCTCTCGCGGATGGCCTGTACATACGGACAGTGATTGCAAATGAACATCACCAGCGTACCGTTGACCCCCTTGACCTCTTCTAGCGACCAATGCCTGCCATCCACACCAGGCAGGTTGAAATCAGGCGCCTTCCAGCCAAAATCACAGACTGGAGGGTTCAGACTTGCCATAATGCACACTCCTTCCATTAGAATTTCAAGTTCCGCCAATACTACCACCTCCCCATGACAACTCCTCGCTTTTACCATCCCGGGGCACTGATTCCCGGCAATGAAACCGCATTGGCTGGCAATGCAGCAAGCCATGCCAGCAAAGCCCTGCGTATGCAAGTAGGCGACCATGCCATCCTTTTCAATGGCGATGGACACAATTACTTGAGCAGGCTGACCTCTATTCGCAAACAGGAGGTAATTGCCGAGGTATTGGAAGCGCAACCATGCCCGACAGAGTCTCCCTTGAAAATCACGCTGGCCCAGGCAATCTCCTCAGGCGACCGCATGGACTTCACGATTCAAAAAGCGGTGGAAATGGGCGTATCGTCCATCCAGCCCATCTTTAGTCAGCGCAGTATCGTCAAGCTCACCGGCGAGCGCGCCGAGAAACGCCGGGAACATTGGCAGAATGTGGCTATTTCCGCCTGCGAGCAGTCAGGGCGCGCCTATATTCCTCCCGTGGCGCCCGCCATCAACCTGAGCGAGTGGCTGGCACAGAAACCAGGTGCAGATGCCTATATTACCCTGGCGCCCGGCGCACCTCTCACACTGCCGCAACTTACTTCCCCAACACGCCATATCTGCTTGCTGATCGGCCCCGAAGGGGGCTTGGCCGACCATGAAATAGCACTGGCTGCTCAACACGGGTTCACTCTCGTACGCATGGGTCCGCGCATACTCAGAACGGAAACAGCCGCCATTGCCGCCATTGCCAGCATGCAAACGCTATGGGGTGATTTTATCAATTGACTCCAATTAAATTGCATTAAAAGTCTATTTGCTATAGAAATATGTCTTAAACGCAAATTTAGGACAGATTTCCATGGCTTTAGGAAACGCAATCCGCAAACGTCGCAAAGCGCTCAACATGACGTTGCAAGAACTGGCCCGCAAGGTCAACGCGAATAGCGGCAACCTATCCCGCATTGAACGCGGAGCGCAAGGCGTATCCGAAACCATGTTGCGCAAGCTATGCACTGCACTGGATTGCACTGCAGCCTACCTATATGCCCAAAGTGATGCAGAAAGCGGGCATAGCACCAATACCTCACGCCTGACCCTGCACCAACCTCAGGAGTTCGTCCGCTGGTTCCGCTCTGCTGCCCCTTATATCCACGCATTTGGGGGGCGGACCTTCGTGATTGCCTTTGGCGGCGAGGTCGTGGATGACGGCCAGTTCGTTGCCCTTTCGCACGACCTCAACCTGCTTGCCAGCCTGGATGTGCGTCTTGTGCTCGTGCATGGCGCACGCCCGCAAATAGAACGCCGCCTCAGGCGTGCCAAGCTGCAGACCAAACTGGTCAATGGCTTGCGTGTCACGGATGACGAAGCCATGGAAGCCGTCAAGGAAGCGAACGGCGCCGTTCGCGTTGAAATAGAATCCTTGCTTTCTATGGGGCTGATCAACTCGCCGATGGCAGGCGCAGACATTCGCGTTGCCAGCGGCAACTTCGTCACCGCCAAGCCGCTCGGCGTGCGCGACGGTATAGACCTGCAGCATACCGGCGAAGTACGCAAAATCGATGCTATTGGTATCCAAAAGCGCCTGGACGACGGTGAGCTGGTATTGCTATCGCCCCTGGGCTACTCGCCTACCGGGGAAGTATTCAACCTGACGCTGGAAGATGTTGCCACCAGCACGGCCATTGCCCTGGACGCTGACAAGCTGATTTTCCTCATGGACTCCAGCGGCGTGCACAATATTCGCGGGGAGCTGCTGCGGGAAATGACCACCGACAAGGCCAGAAACCTTCTGCGCCATATC from Methylobacillus flagellatus KT harbors:
- a CDS encoding thioredoxin family protein → MASLNPPVCDFGWKAPDFNLPGVDGRHWSLEEVKGVNGTLVMFICNHCPYVQAIRERLVADVRALREFGINAVAISSNDAVTYPEDSFEKMAEVAREFHFPFPYLFDESQQVAKAYGAVCTPDFFGFNAHLELQYRGRFDNQGRSMTPVENPTRDLFNAMKQIAETGRGPAEQVPSIGCSIKWREPAE
- a CDS encoding 16S rRNA (uracil(1498)-N(3))-methyltransferase, translating into MTTPRFYHPGALIPGNETALAGNAASHASKALRMQVGDHAILFNGDGHNYLSRLTSIRKQEVIAEVLEAQPCPTESPLKITLAQAISSGDRMDFTIQKAVEMGVSSIQPIFSQRSIVKLTGERAEKRREHWQNVAISACEQSGRAYIPPVAPAINLSEWLAQKPGADAYITLAPGAPLTLPQLTSPTRHICLLIGPEGGLADHEIALAAQHGFTLVRMGPRILRTETAAIAAIASMQTLWGDFIN
- the argA gene encoding amino-acid N-acetyltransferase; amino-acid sequence: MALGNAIRKRRKALNMTLQELARKVNANSGNLSRIERGAQGVSETMLRKLCTALDCTAAYLYAQSDAESGHSTNTSRLTLHQPQEFVRWFRSAAPYIHAFGGRTFVIAFGGEVVDDGQFVALSHDLNLLASLDVRLVLVHGARPQIERRLRRAKLQTKLVNGLRVTDDEAMEAVKEANGAVRVEIESLLSMGLINSPMAGADIRVASGNFVTAKPLGVRDGIDLQHTGEVRKIDAIGIQKRLDDGELVLLSPLGYSPTGEVFNLTLEDVATSTAIALDADKLIFLMDSSGVHNIRGELLREMTTDKARNLLRHIGNNGAQQITEDELYYLPAAVRACGQGVARTHLISRHVDGAILQELFTHDGIGTMVTEDPLEAMRPADIGDVGGILQLIEPLENEGILVRRGRERLEMEINHFYVMEHDGKIIGCAALYPFADAKTAELACMAIHSSFRRGGRGDRLLSYCEGQARELGLKSIFVLTTRTEHWFLERGFIETSVEQLPGEKQKLYNLQRRSKVFIKHI